A region of Streptomyces sp. NBC_01788 DNA encodes the following proteins:
- a CDS encoding DUF2516 family protein, whose protein sequence is MLMTAFGGFLSLLYLAMLVLAVVALGMAVLYRDDAYRAAGKQNKGFWLIILGVAVAVNLLVPMLFLQIAGLVATIVFFVDVRPALKHVSGGGFGRRRGSSSDGPYGPYNGGR, encoded by the coding sequence GTGCTGATGACGGCGTTCGGCGGCTTCCTGTCGCTGCTCTACCTGGCGATGCTGGTGCTCGCCGTGGTGGCCTTGGGGATGGCTGTCCTGTACCGGGATGACGCGTACCGCGCGGCCGGCAAGCAGAACAAGGGCTTCTGGCTGATCATCCTGGGTGTCGCGGTCGCGGTGAACCTGCTGGTGCCGATGCTCTTCCTGCAGATCGCGGGCCTTGTCGCCACGATCGTCTTCTTCGTGGACGTCCGCCCCGCGCTCAAGCACGTCTCGGGTGGCGGCTTCGGCCGCCGCCGCGGCAGCAGCAGCGACGGCCCGTACGGGCCCTACAACGGCGGCCGGTGA
- a CDS encoding aminoglycoside phosphotransferase family protein, producing the protein MGAPPPRPFLGEHALHDVRAFVRLAARLGRASGGHHHQNHVMPLTERMARLLGGEAGASVTVRVRRAQVLPVVIRTWKNEADILDTVTGVLPHVPKCLVQQESFAIHSHVEGVPLSSVCGDGKPVGTLLVKALAELLARTTQVRREVVPPLPPEWPRNEKDSQAFLQTLARLADRQIRQANWRDYGGLFAALGIPEDALVRLAERVPAMARRPYSLLHADLHRDNLIMSYDGDPALVCIDWELATYGDPLHDLATHLVRMRYPDHQWHEVIDAWAEAMSRVRPASVNGLGKDLRHYVAFERAQSVYPDVMRAARALEDAPDQKSLDEATASVRRALEAAAEPLGLRNVPDTAQIERILFRRRASRSAGRTGGAGRAAEAVSWSWDPRLQERPDFPDSAIRHALLAEGTAPARWVLKGTAHLNSVVRVPESDVPVVVRRKVANVCRREPSFLSEHAVLRAIEQSGVPVAAPKVLALGRSHRGEPCAIHTYAGPDDPDRPPSHPEHGLRPHEADALVDQLCALTGVDYRELDPVAGKEAFFTWLCDQLVILVDELPKESRQLARCLGLPGASRLRQILSRFRVGSRRPSLLHGDLNPWNLVRREDALALTVIDWEMALIGDPLYDLVRHMHLTPTRPEIRERMFSRWERRLPAEYTDGWREDWRVYHRLETVRSAYVDLDRLVTGAGLDAPNVRRAVDSYAMTLAAATGFLGLTVRATANPHLARALD; encoded by the coding sequence GTGGGCGCACCTCCTCCCCGTCCCTTTCTCGGGGAACACGCCCTCCACGACGTCAGGGCGTTCGTGCGGCTCGCCGCCAGGCTGGGCCGGGCGAGCGGCGGTCATCACCACCAGAACCACGTCATGCCGCTGACGGAGCGTATGGCGCGGCTGCTCGGCGGGGAGGCCGGCGCGTCGGTGACCGTGCGCGTCCGCCGGGCCCAGGTGCTGCCCGTGGTGATCAGGACCTGGAAGAACGAGGCCGACATCCTCGACACCGTCACAGGCGTGCTGCCCCACGTTCCGAAGTGCCTGGTCCAGCAGGAGTCCTTCGCGATCCACAGCCATGTCGAGGGTGTTCCGCTCTCCAGCGTCTGCGGCGACGGGAAGCCGGTCGGCACACTGCTGGTCAAGGCGCTGGCGGAACTGCTCGCCCGGACGACCCAGGTCCGCAGGGAGGTGGTGCCCCCGCTGCCGCCCGAGTGGCCGCGCAACGAGAAGGACAGCCAGGCGTTCCTGCAGACGCTGGCGCGGCTCGCGGACCGGCAGATCAGGCAGGCCAACTGGCGGGACTACGGCGGGCTGTTCGCGGCCCTGGGCATCCCCGAGGACGCCCTGGTCCGACTGGCCGAGCGCGTGCCCGCGATGGCCAGGCGGCCGTACAGCCTGCTCCACGCGGACCTGCACCGGGACAACCTGATCATGTCGTACGACGGTGATCCGGCCCTCGTCTGCATCGACTGGGAACTGGCGACCTACGGCGATCCGCTGCACGACCTCGCGACGCACCTGGTCCGCATGCGGTACCCGGATCACCAGTGGCACGAGGTGATCGACGCCTGGGCCGAGGCCATGAGCCGCGTCCGCCCCGCCTCCGTCAACGGCCTGGGCAAGGACCTGCGGCACTACGTCGCCTTCGAGCGGGCGCAGTCCGTCTACCCGGACGTGATGCGGGCGGCGAGGGCCCTGGAGGACGCGCCCGACCAGAAGAGCCTGGACGAGGCGACGGCGTCCGTGCGGCGTGCGCTGGAGGCCGCCGCCGAACCGCTCGGACTCAGGAACGTTCCGGACACCGCGCAGATCGAACGCATCCTCTTCCGCCGGAGAGCCTCCCGGTCGGCGGGGCGGACCGGCGGTGCTGGGCGGGCCGCGGAAGCGGTGTCCTGGTCGTGGGACCCGCGCCTTCAGGAGCGGCCCGACTTCCCCGACTCCGCGATCCGCCACGCGCTGCTCGCCGAGGGCACTGCCCCGGCCCGGTGGGTGCTCAAGGGCACCGCCCACCTCAACTCGGTGGTCCGGGTGCCCGAGTCGGACGTTCCGGTCGTGGTACGCCGCAAGGTGGCGAACGTCTGCCGCCGCGAGCCGAGCTTCCTCAGCGAGCATGCCGTGCTGCGGGCCATCGAGCAGTCCGGCGTCCCGGTGGCGGCGCCGAAAGTGCTCGCCCTGGGCCGCAGCCACCGGGGGGAGCCCTGCGCCATCCACACGTACGCCGGCCCCGACGACCCCGACCGCCCGCCCAGCCATCCGGAGCACGGCCTGCGACCGCACGAGGCGGACGCGCTCGTCGACCAGTTGTGCGCGCTGACCGGAGTGGACTACCGGGAACTCGACCCGGTCGCGGGCAAGGAGGCCTTCTTCACCTGGCTGTGCGACCAACTGGTGATCCTGGTGGACGAGCTGCCCAAGGAGTCGCGGCAGCTGGCCCGGTGCCTCGGCCTGCCCGGCGCCTCCCGGCTCAGGCAGATCCTCTCCCGCTTCCGGGTCGGCTCCCGCCGTCCGTCGCTCCTGCACGGCGACCTGAACCCGTGGAACCTCGTACGCCGTGAGGACGCGCTCGCCCTCACCGTCATCGACTGGGAGATGGCCCTGATCGGCGACCCGCTGTACGACCTGGTCCGGCACATGCACCTCACGCCGACCCGCCCGGAGATCCGCGAACGCATGTTCAGCCGCTGGGAACGCCGCCTGCCCGCCGAGTACACGGACGGCTGGCGGGAGGACTGGCGCGTGTACCACCGGCTGGAGACCGTCCGCTCCGCCTACGTGGACCTGGACCGCCTGGTGACCGGCGCCGGCCTGGACGCCCCCAACGTCCGCCGAGCCGTCGACTCCTACGCGATGACCCTCGCGGCGGCCACGGGCTTCCTCGGCCTGACGGTCCGCGCCACGGCAAACCCGCATTTGGCCCGGGCACTGGACTAG
- a CDS encoding PP2C family protein-serine/threonine phosphatase, whose amino-acid sequence MPVPVPRQRTVPAAECDQAQTASHGDGTSAAQAPRKEPTVEKDSRAATPATNTTQLTLLLIEDDPVGSPMVPELLDASGKPIRVRRARNLTEAERLLTDDVHCILLDLALPAPGRSAGDDDELAVLRHILELAPRHAVLALTSSGDAERAAQAVRVGAQDYLFRDELDGRLLSRAIRYAVERKRSDSAERRLAEGRLRAQENRRLERGLLPTPLLDGSTLRFAARYRPGRSRALLGGDFYDAVRTPDGTVHAMIGDVSGHGPDEAALGVELRIAWRALTLAGLCGDELLGTLQQVLEHERSDDEIFATLCAVDIAPDGRHAGLCLAGHPSPLVITPGRPARLLPYENNGPALGLLPGDRWPRMQVQLGAEWSLMLYTDGLIEGRIGEGGERLGQDGMVDVVRRQLDEGLRGEGLLRATVNEVRGLNGGELTDDVAVVLLDREP is encoded by the coding sequence ATGCCCGTGCCCGTACCGCGGCAGAGGACGGTCCCGGCCGCGGAGTGCGACCAGGCACAGACCGCGTCCCACGGCGACGGCACCTCCGCAGCGCAGGCCCCGCGTAAGGAACCAACGGTCGAGAAGGACAGCCGCGCCGCAACGCCGGCCACCAACACCACCCAGCTCACGCTGCTGCTGATCGAGGACGACCCGGTCGGCTCGCCGATGGTGCCCGAACTGCTCGACGCGTCCGGCAAGCCGATCCGCGTGCGCAGGGCCCGCAACCTCACCGAGGCCGAGCGGCTGCTCACCGACGACGTCCACTGCATCCTGCTCGACCTCGCGCTGCCCGCGCCCGGCCGGTCCGCGGGCGACGACGACGAGCTCGCCGTGCTCCGGCACATACTCGAACTCGCGCCCCGGCACGCCGTCCTCGCGCTCACCTCCTCCGGTGACGCCGAGCGCGCCGCCCAGGCGGTGCGGGTCGGCGCCCAGGACTACCTGTTCCGGGACGAGCTGGACGGGCGGCTGCTGAGCCGTGCGATCCGGTACGCGGTGGAGCGCAAGCGCTCCGACTCGGCCGAGCGCAGGCTCGCCGAGGGACGGCTGCGCGCGCAGGAGAACCGCCGGCTGGAGCGCGGCCTGCTGCCGACCCCCCTGCTGGACGGGTCCACGCTGCGCTTCGCCGCCCGCTACCGCCCCGGCCGCTCGCGCGCGCTGCTCGGCGGCGACTTCTACGACGCCGTCCGCACGCCCGACGGCACCGTGCACGCCATGATCGGCGACGTCTCCGGGCACGGCCCGGACGAAGCGGCGCTGGGTGTGGAGCTGCGTATCGCCTGGCGGGCGCTGACCCTGGCGGGGCTGTGCGGGGACGAGCTGCTGGGCACGCTCCAGCAGGTCCTTGAGCACGAGCGCTCCGACGACGAGATCTTCGCGACCCTGTGCGCGGTGGACATAGCGCCCGACGGGCGCCATGCGGGACTGTGCCTGGCCGGCCACCCGTCACCGCTGGTGATCACTCCTGGCCGGCCCGCCCGGCTGCTGCCGTACGAGAACAACGGCCCCGCCCTCGGTCTGCTGCCGGGCGACCGCTGGCCCCGGATGCAGGTGCAGCTGGGCGCGGAGTGGAGCCTGATGCTCTACACCGACGGTCTGATCGAGGGCCGGATCGGGGAGGGCGGTGAGCGGCTGGGTCAGGACGGCATGGTCGACGTGGTCCGCCGCCAGCTCGACGAGGGTCTGCGCGGGGAGGGGCTGCTGCGGGCGACGGTGAACGAGGTGCGCGGGCTCAACGGCGGCGAGCTCACGGACGATGTGGCCGTGGTCCTGCTGGACCGGGAGCCGTAG
- a CDS encoding GNAT family N-acetyltransferase, with protein MTAASPDIDVRTITEAEIPDWGRALKTGFLRAPGVSEAEIADLRTYVEPSRTLGAFDAGRCVATFRSFPQEITAVGGATVPADAITNVSVTATHRRRGLLTRMMAQDLAAAKERGDVVATLIAAEYPIYGRYGFGPAAWMTEWAIDVPRAGLDPRRSGPEDGGRVDLVDAEDVRKLGPELHERLRRAQPGAVDRSDRWWQVSTGVVRPDPSRWTERFHAVYRAADGTVEGLAVYQCDETWSDAKQPLNTATVKDLVAVTPAAERALWLHLCSIDWIMKVKSGWRAPDDLLPHFLPDPRAATVTTHADWLWVRILDVRRALEARTYEGTGTLVLDVLDPAGMAGGRWRLEASPAGVSCTPTTGSADLTLDVAQLATLWLGDESAVRLAALGRVREERAGAARGADALLRTSRRPWCPDMF; from the coding sequence ATGACTGCCGCCAGCCCCGACATCGACGTACGGACCATCACCGAGGCCGAGATCCCCGACTGGGGCCGCGCCCTGAAGACCGGCTTCCTGCGTGCCCCCGGCGTCTCCGAGGCCGAGATCGCCGACCTGCGCACGTACGTCGAGCCGTCCCGCACCCTCGGCGCCTTCGACGCCGGCCGGTGCGTGGCGACGTTCCGGTCCTTCCCGCAGGAGATCACGGCCGTCGGCGGGGCGACCGTTCCCGCCGACGCGATAACCAACGTCAGCGTCACCGCCACCCACCGCCGACGCGGCCTGCTGACCCGGATGATGGCCCAGGACCTGGCGGCCGCGAAGGAGCGCGGTGACGTCGTGGCGACCCTGATCGCCGCCGAGTACCCGATCTACGGCCGTTACGGCTTCGGTCCGGCCGCCTGGATGACCGAGTGGGCGATCGACGTGCCCCGGGCCGGCCTCGACCCCCGCCGGTCGGGGCCGGAGGACGGCGGCCGGGTCGACCTCGTGGACGCGGAGGACGTACGCAAGCTCGGCCCGGAGCTGCACGAGCGGCTGCGCCGCGCCCAGCCCGGTGCGGTCGACCGCTCCGACCGCTGGTGGCAGGTCAGCACCGGCGTGGTGCGCCCGGACCCCAGCCGGTGGACCGAGCGTTTCCACGCCGTCTACCGCGCCGCGGACGGCACGGTCGAGGGGCTGGCGGTGTACCAGTGCGACGAGACCTGGTCGGACGCCAAGCAGCCGCTGAACACGGCCACCGTGAAGGACCTCGTCGCGGTGACCCCGGCCGCCGAGCGCGCGCTGTGGCTCCACCTGTGCTCGATCGACTGGATCATGAAGGTCAAGAGCGGCTGGCGGGCCCCCGACGACCTGCTGCCCCACTTCCTTCCCGACCCGCGCGCCGCCACCGTGACCACGCACGCGGACTGGCTGTGGGTGCGGATCCTCGACGTCCGTCGGGCCCTGGAGGCGCGGACGTACGAGGGCACGGGGACGCTGGTCCTCGACGTCCTGGATCCGGCCGGAATGGCGGGCGGGCGCTGGCGCCTCGAGGCGTCGCCCGCCGGAGTGAGCTGTACGCCGACGACCGGGAGCGCCGATCTGACGCTGGACGTGGCGCAGTTGGCGACCCTGTGGCTCGGCGACGAGTCGGCGGTGCGGCTCGCCGCGCTGGGCCGGGTCCGGGAAGAACGAGCGGGCGCCGCCCGTGGGGCCGACGCCCTGCTGCGTACGTCCAGGCGGCCTTGGTGCCCGGACATGTTCTGA
- a CDS encoding winged helix-turn-helix domain-containing protein, with protein MVVTQESVAVNGSRRSSPQEIAGTLRERIRTGELRPGDRLPTQAELAEEFGVERGAVRQALRVLQADGLLSNVTKGSPPRVAAPVAARAEPQPTMVGLAPRLVEAFSARQVRIDAACLTAESLMIAVGEPLRLIHEGRLRPESIDVRILLPSRNIDLAFPISVDRPAEEDPVHGRWLTQRNAQGHVLSHNLKALRATHGIDVRVAFRALPFTPPVKLYLLNGAEALMAYYMITRREEAADDGTLDMYDVLGTESLLFSFEQATGQRDAAFVAESQKWFDALWETITSDLTLS; from the coding sequence TTGGTCGTGACCCAGGAGAGCGTGGCCGTGAACGGCAGCAGAAGAAGCTCGCCCCAGGAGATCGCCGGCACCCTGCGGGAGCGGATCCGCACCGGCGAGCTCCGGCCGGGCGACCGCCTGCCCACACAGGCCGAACTCGCCGAGGAGTTCGGGGTGGAGCGCGGCGCCGTGCGCCAGGCCCTGCGGGTGCTCCAGGCCGACGGCCTGCTCAGCAACGTCACCAAGGGCAGCCCGCCGCGCGTCGCCGCGCCCGTCGCCGCCCGCGCCGAGCCGCAGCCGACGATGGTCGGCCTCGCGCCCCGGCTCGTGGAGGCCTTCTCCGCCCGGCAGGTCAGGATCGACGCGGCCTGCCTCACGGCCGAGTCCCTGATGATCGCCGTCGGCGAGCCGCTGCGGCTGATCCATGAGGGCCGGCTGCGCCCCGAGTCGATCGACGTGCGCATTCTGCTGCCGTCCCGCAACATCGACCTGGCCTTCCCGATCTCGGTGGACCGGCCGGCCGAGGAGGACCCGGTCCACGGGCGCTGGCTCACCCAGCGCAACGCCCAGGGCCATGTCCTGAGCCACAATCTCAAGGCCCTGCGCGCGACCCACGGCATCGACGTCCGCGTGGCCTTCCGCGCGCTGCCCTTCACCCCGCCGGTCAAGCTCTACCTGCTCAACGGCGCGGAGGCGCTGATGGCGTACTACATGATCACCCGCCGCGAGGAGGCGGCGGACGACGGGACGCTGGACATGTACGACGTCCTCGGCACGGAGTCCCTGCTGTTCTCCTTCGAGCAGGCGACCGGGCAGCGCGACGCCGCGTTCGTGGCGGAATCGCAGAAGTGGTTCGACGCCCTCTGGGAAACCATCACGTCGGATCTGACACTCTCCTAG
- a CDS encoding helix-turn-helix domain-containing protein — translation MASLNVGNLGEYLREQRRNAQLSLRQLADAAGVSNPYLSQIERGLRKPSAEVLQQVAKALRISAETLYVRAGILDAERDRDDVETRAVILSDPSLNERQKQVLLQIYESFRKENGFGTAETDGTGDTGGPTGHGTRAADVGDGADQGSIPVRPAPAGQGRTGTSGGSDADPREAAG, via the coding sequence ATGGCATCGCTCAACGTCGGCAATCTCGGTGAGTACCTGCGCGAGCAGCGGCGCAACGCGCAGTTGTCGTTGCGGCAGCTCGCCGATGCCGCCGGGGTGTCCAACCCGTACCTGAGCCAGATCGAGCGCGGGCTGCGCAAGCCGAGCGCGGAGGTGCTCCAGCAGGTCGCCAAGGCGCTGCGGATCTCCGCGGAGACGCTGTACGTGCGGGCCGGGATCCTCGACGCCGAGCGGGACCGGGACGACGTCGAGACACGCGCCGTCATCCTCTCCGACCCGTCGCTGAACGAGCGGCAGAAGCAGGTGCTGCTCCAGATCTACGAGTCCTTCCGCAAGGAGAACGGGTTCGGGACCGCCGAGACGGACGGCACCGGCGACACCGGTGGCCCCACCGGCCACGGCACCCGCGCGGCGGACGTCGGCGACGGCGCCGACCAGGGCTCCATACCCGTCCGGCCCGCCCCCGCCGGGCAAGGCCGTACCGGCACGTCCGGCGGCAGTGACGCCGATCCGCGGGAGGCGGCGGGCTGA
- a CDS encoding HAD family hydrolase: MTSDTTQTEAVTAETGNETEELRNLIADAHVVLWDFDGPICRLFAGHSAERVADELVRWLEGQGLHGVLTGPERQSHDPHVVLRAVDRRHPGSDLVTELEARLTEEELRAVPSAQPTPYADPLIRTWKALGSRLAVTTNNSPLVVREYLDGRDLGGCFAPHVYGRTRDLKPLKPDPHCLNRALSATGAAPDRALMIGDTPADHEASLRAGVPFLGYARNARKEKLLREAGATVVVDSLEPVLRTLREGL, encoded by the coding sequence GTGACTTCTGATACGACGCAGACCGAAGCGGTGACAGCCGAGACCGGGAACGAGACCGAGGAACTGCGGAACCTGATCGCGGATGCCCATGTCGTGCTCTGGGACTTCGACGGGCCGATCTGCCGGCTGTTCGCCGGGCATTCGGCGGAGCGGGTGGCGGACGAACTGGTGCGGTGGCTGGAGGGCCAGGGCCTGCACGGCGTGCTGACCGGCCCCGAACGGCAGTCGCATGACCCGCACGTCGTCCTGCGCGCCGTGGACCGCCGGCACCCCGGCAGCGACCTCGTCACGGAGTTGGAGGCGCGGCTGACCGAGGAGGAGCTGCGAGCCGTCCCCTCCGCGCAGCCCACCCCGTACGCCGACCCGCTGATCCGCACCTGGAAGGCCCTGGGCTCGCGCCTGGCCGTCACCACCAACAACTCGCCCCTGGTGGTGCGCGAGTACCTCGACGGCCGCGACCTCGGCGGCTGCTTCGCCCCGCACGTCTACGGACGCACCCGGGACCTCAAGCCCCTCAAGCCCGACCCGCACTGCCTGAACCGCGCCCTGAGCGCCACGGGCGCGGCTCCCGACCGGGCCCTGATGATCGGCGACACCCCCGCGGACCACGAGGCCTCCCTGCGGGCCGGCGTGCCCTTCCTCGGCTACGCCCGCAACGCCCGCAAGGAGAAGCTGCTCAGGGAGGCGGGCGCCACCGTCGTCGTGGACTCCCTGGAACCGGTACTGCGGACCCTGCGGGAGGGGCTCTGA
- a CDS encoding SAM-dependent methyltransferase: MGTVTRGTTNPNRLRRMDRWIAAVHGAELRRAADPVAVDLGYGAAPWTAVELLTRLRTAAPRARVVGVEIEPARVTAAKPYEREGLVFRHGGFEVPVPRRPHLIRAANVLRQYDEGDVAAVWERLRARLAPADGHSRGGLLVEGTCDEIGRRHVWVALGPEGPRTVTFATRLGSLDRPSDLAERLPKALIHRNVRGEPVHAFLRDFDRAWASAAPYASYGARQRWIRSVRDLAADWPVTDGPTRWRQGEVTIDWRALAPRN; this comes from the coding sequence GTGGGAACGGTGACGCGCGGGACGACCAACCCCAACCGGCTCCGCCGCATGGACCGCTGGATCGCGGCCGTGCACGGCGCCGAACTGCGCCGCGCCGCCGATCCGGTGGCGGTCGACCTCGGCTACGGCGCCGCCCCCTGGACGGCGGTCGAGCTGCTGACCCGGCTGCGCACCGCCGCTCCCCGCGCGCGCGTGGTCGGCGTCGAGATCGAACCGGCCCGGGTCACGGCCGCCAAGCCGTACGAGCGCGAAGGACTCGTCTTCCGTCACGGCGGCTTCGAGGTTCCCGTCCCGCGGCGCCCCCACCTCATCCGCGCGGCGAACGTGCTGCGGCAGTACGACGAGGGAGATGTCGCCGCCGTCTGGGAGCGACTGCGCGCGCGGCTCGCCCCGGCGGACGGGCACTCGCGCGGAGGGCTGCTGGTCGAGGGCACCTGCGACGAGATCGGCCGCCGGCACGTCTGGGTCGCGCTCGGTCCCGAGGGCCCCCGCACGGTGACCTTCGCCACCCGGCTCGGCTCTCTGGACCGACCGTCCGACCTGGCTGAACGCCTCCCGAAGGCACTCATCCACCGCAATGTCCGGGGCGAGCCGGTGCACGCCTTCCTGCGCGATTTCGACCGCGCCTGGGCGAGCGCGGCGCCGTACGCCTCCTACGGCGCCCGGCAGCGCTGGATCCGCTCGGTGCGCGACCTGGCGGCCGACTGGCCGGTGACGGACGGTCCGACGCGGTGGCGGCAGGGCGAAGTGACGATCGACTGGCGGGCGTTGGCGCCGCGGAACTGA
- a CDS encoding C40 family peptidase gives MGRGRHSVLAAAVTVVCAVTLLGAPGTAFARALPDPAPPAAPPSSSAPSPSSPPSVTLPPDQDLEAVRAELDELYHDAAVATDAYNLADEKAKKQSAEITDLNGKIADEQRKLDGLKERAGAAASAQYRTGGLPPEVQLMLGNDPQDFFDGAGRLLQSQRATKNLIEETTRAQQDLELYAGDAADHLRELEAGRKAKAAAKKRIKQRIKEAEQLEAKLEKRQRERLAELERQAADQAQSAWLSTGILDELKGRASASGRKAVEFATAQLGKPYQWGAVGPRTYDCSGLTSQAWAAAGHPVPRTSQQQWQQLERVDIKDMRPGDLIIYFDDASHVGMYVGDGTIVHAPRPGRTVTLAGAGSMPILGVVRPTTD, from the coding sequence ATGGGACGGGGCAGGCACAGCGTGCTCGCGGCGGCCGTGACCGTGGTCTGCGCGGTCACGCTGCTGGGAGCACCGGGCACCGCTTTCGCGCGCGCGCTGCCGGACCCGGCGCCGCCCGCCGCACCCCCTTCCTCGTCCGCGCCCTCGCCTTCGTCCCCGCCCTCCGTCACGCTCCCGCCGGACCAGGACCTCGAAGCCGTCCGCGCCGAGCTGGACGAGCTCTACCACGACGCGGCCGTCGCCACCGACGCCTACAACCTGGCCGACGAGAAGGCGAAGAAGCAGTCCGCCGAGATCACGGACCTGAACGGGAAGATCGCTGACGAACAGCGGAAACTCGACGGTCTGAAGGAACGCGCCGGCGCCGCGGCCAGCGCCCAGTACCGCACGGGTGGCCTGCCGCCGGAGGTCCAGCTGATGCTGGGCAACGACCCGCAGGACTTCTTCGACGGGGCAGGCCGGTTGCTCCAGAGCCAGCGGGCGACCAAGAACCTGATCGAGGAAACCACCCGCGCCCAGCAGGACTTGGAGCTGTACGCGGGCGATGCCGCCGACCACTTGCGGGAGCTGGAGGCGGGCCGCAAGGCCAAGGCCGCCGCGAAGAAGCGGATCAAGCAGCGGATCAAGGAGGCCGAGCAGCTCGAGGCCAAGCTGGAGAAGCGGCAGCGCGAGCGCCTCGCCGAACTGGAGCGGCAGGCCGCCGACCAGGCGCAGTCGGCCTGGCTGAGCACCGGGATCCTCGACGAACTCAAGGGCAGGGCGTCCGCGTCGGGCAGGAAGGCGGTCGAGTTCGCCACGGCCCAGCTCGGCAAGCCGTACCAGTGGGGCGCCGTGGGTCCCCGCACGTACGACTGCTCGGGGCTCACCTCCCAGGCCTGGGCGGCGGCCGGCCACCCGGTCCCGCGCACCTCCCAGCAGCAGTGGCAGCAGCTCGAGCGCGTGGACATCAAGGACATGCGGCCCGGCGATCTGATCATCTACTTCGATGACGCCAGCCATGTCGGGATGTACGTCGGCGACGGCACGATCGTCCATGCCCCGCGCCCGGGGCGCACGGTGACGCTCGCCGGGGCGGGCTCGATGCCGATCCTGGGCGTCGTACGGCCCACCACGGACTGA
- a CDS encoding winged helix-turn-helix domain-containing protein, producing the protein MYRFAVDPEHASVNGRKRSQRPQRSHREVADELRHRIRTGVLRPGQRMPTQAELADEFGVERGAVRQALGILQAEHLLTNVSKGSPATVAAGPVGALTGPTARPLPTTAALAPRIEAAFDASHVAIDALCLTAISLTLAIGEPLRQIHAGRLKPAKVDVRVLLPSRDIDLAFPVPVDASDAGRLRRGWLAQRNAQGQVLKHNLLALRATHGIDVHVTFRALPFTPPVKLYLLNDGEALFAYYTLRRREQEIDQEPLELYDAEGTRSILFAFEQGAGARDAAFVEQSHVWFDALWETISSELLLTS; encoded by the coding sequence TTGTACCGTTTTGCCGTGGACCCGGAACATGCCTCCGTCAATGGACGGAAGAGGTCACAGCGGCCACAGAGGTCACACCGCGAGGTGGCCGACGAACTGCGGCACCGGATCAGGACCGGAGTGCTGCGGCCGGGCCAGCGCATGCCCACCCAGGCGGAGCTGGCCGACGAGTTCGGCGTCGAGCGCGGGGCCGTGCGCCAGGCTCTGGGCATCCTCCAGGCGGAACACCTGCTCACCAATGTGTCCAAGGGGAGCCCGGCGACCGTCGCGGCCGGCCCGGTGGGGGCCCTGACCGGCCCCACCGCCCGGCCGCTGCCCACCACGGCCGCGCTGGCGCCCCGTATCGAGGCCGCCTTCGACGCCTCCCACGTCGCGATCGACGCGCTGTGCCTGACCGCGATCTCGCTCACCCTGGCCATCGGCGAGCCGTTGCGGCAGATCCACGCCGGGCGACTGAAACCGGCCAAGGTCGACGTCCGCGTGCTGCTTCCCAGCCGGGACATCGACCTCGCCTTCCCCGTGCCGGTGGACGCCTCCGACGCCGGCCGACTGCGCCGCGGCTGGCTGGCCCAGCGCAACGCCCAGGGCCAGGTGCTCAAGCACAACCTGCTGGCCCTGCGCGCCACCCACGGCATCGACGTGCACGTGACCTTCCGCGCGCTGCCCTTCACCCCGCCGGTCAAGCTGTACCTGCTCAACGACGGGGAGGCGCTCTTCGCGTACTACACACTGCGGCGGCGTGAGCAGGAGATCGACCAGGAGCCCCTCGAGCTGTACGACGCCGAGGGGACCCGGTCGATCCTCTTCGCCTTCGAGCAGGGCGCGGGAGCGCGGGACGCGGCCTTCGTCGAGCAGTCCCACGTGTGGTTCGACGCGCTGTGGGAGACGATCAGTTCGGAGCTGCTGCTCACGAGCTGA